From Psychroflexus torquis ATCC 700755, the proteins below share one genomic window:
- a CDS encoding TolC family protein, translating into MKKLIFSLIAILSMSVYAQDQYEPKSYKFTLQEAIDFAIDSSYATINARRDVAIALKQKWETTADGLPQIDGDLTYEYNPIIRQTPLPAELAGGEPGTFVPVEFSPRQNMNASVTLNQLIFDGSYIVALQAAKTFLEYSDNNETRTKLQVRKDVVSAYGNVLLTQNSIGIIESNLETAKENLRETRITFENGLAEEEDVEQLQITYQQLQSQLNNAKRMKDISKESLNMVLGLPIYTKVELLEDLENLANREALEAKIITEDLQVENTIEFKIANNLVEQRELEMKLEKSKALPSLSAFANYGQTSFGEDFEFFSSRADWFEFSTIGVSLNVPIFSSLQRSARTQKAKIEMEKAETQKVQAVNQIKLQLNNAKSNFEFAIDNYELSKDNLKLAERIERKNQIKFKEGVGTSFELRQAQLQLYTAQNELLQSMLDIINSKAEIEKIINTPFTNFEN; encoded by the coding sequence ATGAAAAAGTTAATTTTCAGTCTCATAGCCATACTAAGTATGAGCGTATATGCTCAAGACCAATATGAGCCGAAGAGCTATAAATTTACCTTACAGGAAGCTATAGATTTTGCTATTGATAGCAGCTATGCTACCATCAACGCCAGACGCGATGTGGCTATTGCGCTAAAACAAAAATGGGAAACCACTGCCGATGGTTTACCTCAAATCGATGGTGATTTAACTTATGAATATAATCCTATCATTAGGCAAACTCCACTTCCAGCAGAACTTGCAGGTGGCGAGCCTGGAACTTTTGTTCCAGTAGAGTTTTCACCTAGACAAAATATGAATGCTTCGGTGACGCTTAACCAACTTATATTTGACGGCTCTTATATCGTTGCACTTCAAGCTGCTAAAACTTTCTTAGAGTATTCAGACAATAATGAAACACGCACTAAGCTACAAGTAAGAAAAGATGTGGTGAGTGCCTATGGTAATGTTTTACTAACTCAAAACTCTATTGGTATTATAGAAAGTAACCTAGAGACTGCTAAAGAAAACCTAAGAGAAACACGAATCACTTTTGAAAACGGTCTTGCCGAGGAAGAAGATGTAGAGCAACTTCAGATTACTTACCAGCAATTACAAAGTCAGCTCAATAATGCCAAACGTATGAAGGATATTTCAAAAGAAAGCCTCAATATGGTGTTGGGTTTACCTATTTATACTAAAGTCGAATTATTGGAAGATTTAGAAAACTTAGCCAATAGAGAAGCTTTGGAAGCAAAAATTATAACTGAAGATTTACAGGTCGAAAACACCATCGAATTTAAGATTGCAAACAATCTGGTAGAGCAGCGAGAGTTGGAAATGAAACTTGAAAAAAGCAAAGCACTGCCAAGCTTATCTGCTTTTGCAAACTATGGACAAACCAGTTTTGGAGAGGATTTTGAATTCTTTAGTTCACGAGCCGATTGGTTTGAATTCTCCACGATTGGGGTAAGCCTAAATGTTCCCATTTTCAGTTCTCTTCAGCGAAGTGCTCGAACTCAAAAAGCTAAAATTGAAATGGAAAAAGCTGAAACCCAAAAGGTACAGGCCGTCAACCAGATCAAACTTCAGTTAAATAACGCAAAGAGCAATTTTGAATTTGCAATAGACAATTATGAATTATCGAAAGACAATCTGAAACTTGCAGAACGCATTGAGCGCAAAAACCAAATCAAATTTAAAGAAGGAGTTGGTACGAGTTTTGAACTTAGACAAGCTCAGTTACAACTCTACACTGCACAGAACGAATTGCTGCAATCTATGCTAGATATTATCAATTCCAAAGCAGAAATCGAAAAGATCATCAATACTCCATTCACAAATTTTGAAAACTAA
- a CDS encoding TetR/AcrR family transcriptional regulator, translated as MKQDILHKAGDLFLEFGFKSVTMDHLAQDLGVSKKTIYGYFKNKSDLVEQVAYYIRDRIHKEIDEVQILQLDPIEEMFEIKRIVMKRLKNEKTSPQFQFQKYYPNIYDKMRHSQVCKMEESISKNIDRGVKDNYYRKDLHKVFTCKIYISGILNLKDEKLFKDSQLTPKELYEEFLKYHLRSIVDTKGKQRLIELEKQQLE; from the coding sequence ATGAAACAAGATATTTTACATAAGGCTGGAGATTTGTTTTTGGAATTCGGTTTCAAGAGCGTCACTATGGATCATCTGGCTCAGGATCTTGGTGTGTCCAAAAAAACCATCTATGGTTATTTCAAAAACAAGTCGGACTTGGTCGAGCAAGTCGCCTATTACATTCGAGATCGCATTCACAAGGAAATAGACGAAGTTCAAATTCTGCAGCTAGATCCTATCGAGGAAATGTTCGAGATTAAAAGAATCGTAATGAAAAGGCTTAAGAATGAAAAAACCTCGCCTCAGTTTCAGTTTCAAAAGTATTATCCAAATATTTACGATAAAATGCGACATTCTCAAGTTTGCAAAATGGAAGAATCCATCAGCAAAAATATTGATCGTGGTGTAAAGGATAATTATTATAGAAAAGATTTACACAAAGTTTTTACCTGCAAGATCTACATCTCAGGCATTTTAAATCTAAAAGATGAAAAACTCTTTAAGGATAGCCAACTTACACCTAAAGAACTTTACGAAGAATTCTTAAAATACCACCTAAGAAGTATTGTAGATACCAAAGGAAAGCAACGCTTAATAGAACTAGAAAAACAACAACTAGAATGA
- a CDS encoding response regulator yields MDSIRLAIIEDDTLIQESLKDYFNAQPHLECLLITASVEDFIKVIKLSKNYPEIILLDINLLGMSGIDGIPLILKKLPEVSIIMLTTFEDNDSIYKALCAGACSYLSKKTPLKKILEAILVVHLGGSYMSPAIARKVANHFAQKQIKSTVLTERQKEIVTGIVAGKSYKMIAIDLFISIDTVRTHIKNIYKTLEINSKAELIRKSYDNEL; encoded by the coding sequence ATGGACAGCATTAGGTTAGCCATTATAGAAGATGATACCTTAATTCAGGAGAGCCTGAAGGACTACTTTAATGCTCAACCCCACCTAGAGTGTTTGCTCATTACAGCTTCGGTTGAAGATTTTATTAAAGTTATAAAACTCTCTAAAAACTATCCCGAAATCATCCTTCTAGATATCAATTTATTAGGAATGTCTGGGATTGATGGGATCCCACTAATTTTGAAGAAATTGCCCGAAGTATCCATTATTATGCTCACCACATTTGAGGATAACGATAGTATTTATAAAGCATTATGTGCTGGAGCCTGCTCCTATTTGTCTAAAAAAACACCTCTTAAAAAAATACTAGAAGCAATTCTGGTCGTACATCTAGGTGGGTCTTATATGTCACCAGCTATTGCACGTAAAGTAGCAAACCACTTTGCACAAAAGCAGATTAAAAGCACTGTGCTTACCGAGAGGCAAAAAGAAATAGTTACTGGCATTGTCGCTGGTAAAAGCTATAAAATGATTGCCATTGATTTATTTATATCCATAGACACAGTTCGCACACACATTAAAAACATATACAAAACACTAGAAATTAATAGCAAAGCAGAATTAATAAGAAAGTCATACGACAATGAACTTTAA
- a CDS encoding sensor histidine kinase, producing the protein MKFFRILFVLVLQVGLLLVVHLVYAQNPSQIDIFTTEQGLPYRDIKSVTQDKNEFIWMGTAVGLMHYDGYNIKVYNSNKSNPLFIEEEYIKADFDIDDATNELWYIANEKLFKLNPITDKAIAYNKTHNIMGSVLCLLKNKDGSFWIISDDYKTAKNGNAKQYLQKFNGDRFEIKYSILRGEVDYTGLISDSQSHVLWNTSNGSLKFDTDGNLEANFDLSSFKWFGTDLKFNVSFYDSCNIHYYFPRQERGIHIFDEDNLTHKRLLDKPIQFYNAIEDYQKHIWFSGLDELYRMSPEGEFTNYTDQLKARFKYSIIRDLYIDTNKLLWVATDNGLFKIRIGDELFKPLFKSTNEGWGNAMRGIFEDKNGTIFAKCENNNILLYKTLEGKVDTLEIQLDKADLEAIQHTSNFFVLDDEKEHVFTLGETLIKINLKDGSVKSYDEFRNYVTFKGQNPMIKLRNGKLLLGQSLSQLTLFDIENETSTLLFKDSKIDDDISDYRYFEESKTDSLIWIGTQNNGLLKVHLSGRLGKQYTTETTPNISRNCVLAIEEDTDGSLWAGTYGGGLNHISADGNKVKTFTKSQQLPNDNVVGLLSDDANGLWISTYNGLSHFDKATEIFQNYYTEDGLTHFEFNYASSFKDSRGHFYFGGMNGLNTFKPKDIFRESNPPKLSLLSASGYNNQNKSSFIEDYIKTKFTALELSPYDQYFEIKWTMPSYFQNQKNTYSTKLEGFEDRWFYQGNSASIRYNQLPAGDYILKIKGKDSRGIDSASMLSIPITVRQIFYKKWWFMALIFLTLAGIAYSIFRYRLQQALAMERLRTKISSDLHDDVGSLLSGLAMQTELMEINASETDKFKLQKIAGISRNAISQMRDLVWSIDSRRQTIEDLLERMRELAEELLLPKDISFQMDSFNVKNPNRKLLASTKQHIFLIYKEAITNILRHSDATHVAVTITNDFKGSCLIVKDNGNKKECYTSTGLGLSNMTMRAVNLKGKLEFDKESGFEVKLFLPFTL; encoded by the coding sequence TTGAAATTCTTCAGGATCCTGTTCGTTTTAGTATTGCAAGTGGGTTTACTTTTGGTAGTCCATCTTGTCTATGCTCAAAACCCTTCACAAATTGATATTTTTACAACTGAACAAGGTTTACCTTATAGAGACATCAAATCCGTTACCCAAGACAAGAACGAATTTATTTGGATGGGCACAGCGGTTGGTTTGATGCATTATGATGGATATAATATAAAAGTGTATAATTCAAATAAAAGTAATCCCCTTTTTATTGAAGAAGAATATATTAAGGCAGATTTCGATATTGATGATGCTACCAATGAGCTTTGGTATATAGCTAATGAAAAACTATTTAAGCTCAATCCAATAACTGATAAAGCGATAGCTTACAATAAAACTCATAACATTATGGGTTCCGTTTTATGCTTGCTAAAAAATAAAGATGGTAGTTTTTGGATTATAAGCGATGATTACAAAACTGCTAAAAATGGAAACGCAAAACAATATCTTCAAAAATTTAATGGTGATCGGTTCGAAATTAAATATTCTATTTTAAGAGGAGAAGTTGATTACACCGGATTAATTTCAGATTCTCAAAGTCACGTATTATGGAACACCTCTAACGGAAGTTTGAAATTTGATACCGACGGAAATTTAGAAGCTAATTTTGATTTGTCAAGTTTTAAGTGGTTTGGAACCGATTTAAAATTTAATGTATCCTTTTATGATTCTTGCAATATTCACTATTATTTTCCACGACAGGAACGCGGTATTCATATTTTTGATGAAGACAACCTCACTCATAAACGCCTCCTCGATAAACCCATTCAATTTTATAATGCTATAGAAGATTATCAAAAACACATCTGGTTTTCCGGATTAGATGAACTTTACCGGATGAGTCCGGAAGGTGAGTTTACAAACTATACAGACCAACTTAAAGCTCGATTTAAGTATTCGATAATTAGAGATCTGTATATAGATACCAATAAATTACTTTGGGTAGCAACAGATAATGGATTGTTTAAAATAAGAATAGGTGATGAACTTTTTAAACCCTTATTTAAGTCAACTAATGAAGGTTGGGGAAATGCCATGCGCGGTATTTTTGAAGATAAAAATGGAACAATTTTTGCAAAATGCGAAAATAACAACATTCTTCTGTACAAAACCCTAGAGGGTAAGGTGGATACACTAGAAATTCAATTGGATAAAGCGGACCTAGAGGCCATTCAACACACGTCTAATTTTTTTGTTTTAGACGACGAAAAAGAGCATGTTTTTACCTTAGGGGAAACCTTAATAAAAATAAACCTAAAGGATGGCAGCGTTAAAAGTTATGATGAATTTCGAAATTACGTTACTTTTAAAGGTCAAAACCCAATGATTAAACTGAGAAACGGAAAGCTTCTTCTTGGTCAAAGTTTATCACAATTGACACTTTTTGATATAGAAAATGAGACAAGCACGCTTTTATTTAAGGATTCTAAAATAGACGATGATATTTCAGATTACAGGTATTTTGAAGAAAGCAAAACAGATAGCCTTATTTGGATAGGAACTCAAAACAATGGGTTACTTAAAGTTCATCTCAGTGGTCGTTTAGGAAAACAATATACAACAGAAACGACTCCAAATATTTCACGAAATTGTGTCCTAGCTATCGAAGAAGATACGGATGGAAGCCTATGGGCTGGAACCTATGGTGGTGGACTCAACCATATTTCAGCAGATGGCAATAAAGTGAAAACCTTTACCAAATCTCAGCAACTACCAAATGACAATGTGGTTGGTTTGCTATCAGACGATGCTAACGGCTTATGGATAAGTACTTATAATGGCTTATCCCATTTTGATAAAGCTACCGAAATTTTTCAAAATTATTATACCGAAGATGGCTTAACACATTTCGAGTTTAATTATGCCTCTTCTTTTAAAGATAGCAGAGGTCATTTTTATTTCGGGGGAATGAACGGGTTAAACACGTTTAAGCCCAAAGACATATTTAGGGAATCCAATCCACCAAAACTAAGTCTTCTAAGTGCGTCAGGATATAACAACCAAAATAAATCTAGCTTTATTGAGGATTACATCAAAACTAAATTTACAGCTTTAGAATTATCTCCCTACGATCAGTATTTCGAAATCAAATGGACGATGCCAAGCTATTTTCAGAATCAAAAAAACACGTATAGCACTAAACTAGAAGGCTTTGAAGACCGCTGGTTTTACCAAGGCAACTCGGCATCAATTCGCTATAACCAATTGCCGGCAGGTGACTATATCTTAAAAATAAAAGGAAAAGATTCCCGAGGAATTGATAGTGCTTCTATGTTATCAATTCCAATTACTGTACGTCAAATATTTTATAAAAAATGGTGGTTTATGGCTCTTATTTTTTTGACTTTAGCTGGCATAGCTTACTCAATTTTTAGGTATCGATTGCAACAAGCTTTAGCTATGGAAAGACTACGTACAAAAATTTCAAGCGACTTACATGATGATGTTGGCTCATTATTATCCGGTCTCGCTATGCAAACCGAACTTATGGAAATCAACGCCAGTGAAACCGACAAATTTAAACTTCAAAAAATTGCAGGCATTAGCAGGAATGCTATTTCACAGATGCGAGATTTGGTGTGGAGTATCGATAGCAGACGACAAACCATCGAAGATTTATTAGAGCGCATGCGCGAGTTGGCCGAAGAATTATTGCTACCAAAAGACATCTCCTTTCAAATGGATAGTTTCAACGTTAAAAACCCAAATAGAAAATTACTAGCATCCACCAAGCAGCATATATTTTTGATTTATAAAGAAGCGATTACCAATATTTTACGCCATTCTGACGCCACCCATGTCGCTGTGACTATCACCAACGACTTTAAAGGGTCTTGCCTTATTGTAAAAGATAATGGAAATAAAAAGGAGTGCTATACCTCAACAGGATTAGGCTTATCTAATATGACTATGAGAGCTGTAAACCTTAAAGGGAAACTGGAATTTGATAAGGAAAGCGGATTTGAGGTGAAGTTATTTTTGCCATTCACACTCTAA
- a CDS encoding NAD-dependent epimerase/dehydratase family protein produces the protein MKKVGVIGGSGFIGSYITKQFLDHGFEVKVSSTDLSKKEKYKHLKQLNNSDRLTFSELNVENKEQLETFISDCEIVIHGGTPFLLNFQDADAQLFNPTIKGTENFLEVISTNKNIEKVVFIASVAGWNTNFPFPAEGKSFTDTFDETETRFTSTESHPYAQAKFMANQVVEKFIKANPNLSFEITTVSPVGVMGKSLSNREDSTSGGLQFLIKNKIAPDDFVKMLFDNDIPFSLIDVEDVAKAIFKAATTKGLHGKDYLLAKETYKISDMNLMLNQQEPKESAAIVYKNDLAKKELNMDFKPVKDCLYSF, from the coding sequence ATGAAAAAAGTAGGTGTTATCGGTGGTTCTGGATTTATTGGGAGCTATATCACAAAACAATTTTTAGATCATGGCTTTGAGGTGAAAGTGTCCTCAACCGATCTTTCTAAAAAAGAAAAATACAAACATTTAAAACAACTCAATAACTCAGATCGCTTAACTTTTAGCGAACTTAATGTTGAAAACAAAGAACAGCTGGAAACCTTTATTTCGGATTGTGAGATTGTGATTCATGGCGGAACCCCCTTTTTATTGAATTTTCAAGATGCAGATGCTCAATTGTTCAACCCAACCATTAAGGGAACAGAGAATTTTCTAGAAGTCATCAGTACGAATAAAAATATCGAAAAAGTTGTTTTTATAGCTTCAGTTGCGGGTTGGAATACCAATTTTCCATTTCCAGCGGAAGGTAAAAGTTTTACCGATACATTTGATGAAACAGAAACCCGGTTTACTTCAACCGAAAGTCATCCGTATGCGCAAGCCAAATTTATGGCTAATCAAGTGGTGGAAAAATTTATAAAAGCCAATCCAAATTTATCCTTCGAAATTACAACGGTTTCTCCTGTGGGCGTTATGGGGAAATCACTTTCCAATCGAGAAGATTCTACTTCTGGAGGTTTACAGTTTTTAATTAAAAATAAAATTGCGCCAGATGATTTTGTAAAAATGTTATTTGACAATGATATCCCATTTTCTCTGATAGATGTAGAAGATGTTGCTAAAGCTATTTTTAAAGCTGCCACAACTAAAGGCCTTCATGGAAAAGATTATCTATTGGCTAAAGAAACCTATAAAATATCGGATATGAACCTGATGCTAAATCAACAAGAGCCAAAAGAAAGTGCGGCTATTGTGTATAAAAACGATTTAGCAAAAAAAGAGTTGAATATGGATTTTAAACCTGTCAAAGACTGTTTGTATTCATTTTAA
- a CDS encoding nuclear transport factor 2 family protein — protein sequence MKTKKLLFILIIIGITASCTDTNTIKKDIKMYGQVWHEFINKRQIDSINDIYFAETSITVLSSENSGGVDDFNAYYKNLMVGLPDLEFNISKVFEQDENSAYDQDFMDDMVFKEQLGIASGSTNLTIIENLYKAFATGDMPTVVGHMDSNIIWNEAESNSLADCNPYIGSEAVLNGVFARIGGMYESFALHNIELHEMSYDKVFATLRYTLKVKATGKEVDVQAAHLWNLKDGKIIEFQQYVDTKKLAYAEK from the coding sequence ATGAAAACTAAAAAGCTATTATTTATTCTAATAATTATTGGGATAACAGCTTCCTGTACCGATACAAATACGATTAAAAAAGACATCAAAATGTACGGACAGGTTTGGCATGAATTTATAAATAAAAGGCAAATAGATAGTATAAACGACATTTATTTTGCAGAGACAAGTATAACAGTTTTAAGCTCTGAAAACAGTGGAGGGGTTGACGATTTTAACGCCTATTATAAAAACCTAATGGTGGGTTTGCCTGATCTTGAGTTTAACATTTCTAAGGTTTTCGAGCAAGATGAAAATAGTGCCTACGACCAAGATTTTATGGATGATATGGTGTTTAAGGAGCAACTAGGTATCGCATCTGGCTCTACTAATCTCACTATTATTGAGAACTTATATAAAGCCTTTGCAACTGGAGATATGCCCACAGTAGTTGGCCACATGGATTCAAACATCATATGGAACGAAGCGGAAAGCAATTCGCTTGCAGATTGTAATCCATACATAGGTTCAGAAGCTGTTTTGAATGGTGTTTTTGCTCGTATAGGTGGCATGTATGAATCTTTTGCTTTACACAATATCGAGCTACACGAAATGAGTTATGATAAAGTTTTTGCCACATTACGCTACACTCTTAAAGTAAAAGCAACAGGAAAAGAAGTGGATGTACAGGCAGCACATTTGTGGAATCTAAAGGATGGAAAAATTATTGAATTTCAGCAATACGTGGACACTAAGAAGTTAGCATATGCCGAAAAGTAA
- a CDS encoding DUF6090 family protein, producing the protein MVKIFRKIRHRSISEGKTKKYLLYAIGEIVLVVIGILIALQVNNWNIEKSYKKREAKYLTNIVLDLKKDIVRLEYLVAFRKNRLLGDQKLIQEMNGVLNRDLAEVSKNVVNTLMEQNFSPNNTTFLELTNSGNFNLITNDSIKIFLLELEELYKTNTLNIAHETFDYREYISKPAANLISIDQLFPVFIGVKTIEEQQITRDNFNALFKSRAYKNGLFIMTFMSKSYITAYETIKMKSEKIIELIELTK; encoded by the coding sequence ATGGTAAAAATATTTAGAAAAATCCGACATCGTTCTATATCCGAAGGAAAAACAAAAAAATATTTACTTTATGCAATTGGTGAAATTGTACTTGTGGTTATTGGGATTTTGATTGCCTTGCAAGTAAATAACTGGAACATAGAAAAGAGCTATAAAAAAAGAGAAGCAAAATATCTCACCAATATTGTTTTGGATTTAAAGAAAGATATCGTCCGATTGGAGTATCTCGTTGCATTTAGAAAAAACAGGTTACTCGGAGATCAAAAGCTAATTCAAGAAATGAATGGTGTGCTTAATCGTGATTTAGCTGAAGTATCTAAAAATGTTGTCAACACATTAATGGAACAAAACTTCTCGCCAAACAACACGACCTTTTTAGAGCTTACAAACTCTGGAAATTTTAACCTTATAACAAATGATTCTATAAAAATATTTTTGTTAGAACTAGAAGAACTCTATAAAACCAATACTCTAAACATAGCTCATGAAACCTTTGACTATAGAGAATATATTTCAAAACCAGCAGCCAATCTTATAAGCATAGATCAACTATTTCCGGTATTTATAGGTGTAAAAACCATTGAAGAACAGCAAATAACTCGAGATAATTTTAATGCTTTGTTTAAAAGTAGAGCCTATAAAAATGGATTATTCATCATGACTTTTATGTCTAAGTCTTACATCACAGCATATGAAACTATAAAAATGAAATCAGAAAAAATCATTGAACTCATAGAACTTACAAAATAA
- a CDS encoding amidohydrolase family protein, which produces MKTALLTAIACLFSIVIYSQTYITNVTITDVENQKMIPNQTVVISKDIISDIQSSKKIKIPENATIIDGTGKYLAPGLTDAHIHFSQNGGLYTRPDAIDLRKFRPYEDEIKISKINMEGKLRRYLKNGITTVFDVGSTLYFLEKSKDFEDKDFAPTIYMTGPLSTTYKPEIYKNFADDAPFSLTQTIEDGIKSVQDQLPYQPDFIKIWYIVGADGLSIEESARKNLPIVKAIIDEAHKNNLKVAVHATQRITAQLALENGADFLVHSVDDEILKPDFVQLMKKNKVVICPTLIVHGGYVNTFGQNLDFSSYELKTTEPHQLGTLLDLKHLSDTLTVNRYRAMGNSKKMLAGLKVADSISRANLKLLSDAGVTIATGTDAGNIGTLHVSSYLAELKAMQASGLSNWQILVASTINGAKVLNKEKEFGSVAVGKKANLILLDASPIDDLENLTKIDKVINKGRVFNPEDLLKDTPEDLAQRQLNGYNFRNIDAFLEPYAEDVEVYNFPDELQYKGKDAMRNSYAQMFANTPNLHCELVNRIVQGKMVIDQELVQAGNRVIEAIAMYHIENEKIQKVYFIK; this is translated from the coding sequence ATGAAAACAGCTCTTCTTACAGCCATTGCATGCCTTTTTTCAATTGTGATATACTCACAAACCTATATTACAAATGTCACGATTACTGATGTTGAAAACCAAAAAATGATTCCGAATCAAACTGTGGTTATTTCTAAGGATATCATTAGTGATATCCAATCCAGCAAAAAGATTAAAATTCCAGAAAATGCCACCATTATTGATGGCACAGGAAAATATTTAGCACCAGGATTGACCGATGCACACATTCACTTTTCTCAAAATGGCGGCTTATATACCCGACCAGACGCCATTGATTTGCGAAAATTCAGGCCTTACGAAGATGAAATTAAGATTTCAAAAATTAACATGGAAGGTAAATTGCGTCGCTATTTAAAAAACGGAATCACCACTGTTTTTGATGTGGGTTCTACGCTATACTTTCTAGAAAAAAGTAAAGATTTTGAAGATAAAGACTTTGCACCAACGATCTATATGACAGGACCATTATCAACCACATACAAGCCTGAAATTTATAAAAACTTCGCTGATGATGCGCCTTTTTCATTAACGCAAACCATTGAAGATGGGATAAAATCAGTGCAAGATCAACTGCCCTACCAACCAGATTTTATAAAGATTTGGTATATCGTTGGTGCTGACGGATTGTCCATAGAAGAAAGTGCCCGAAAAAATTTACCTATCGTCAAAGCTATTATTGATGAGGCCCATAAAAACAATTTAAAAGTTGCGGTTCATGCTACCCAGCGTATCACAGCACAGTTAGCTTTAGAAAACGGAGCTGATTTTTTGGTACATAGTGTTGACGACGAAATCTTAAAACCAGATTTTGTCCAATTAATGAAAAAGAATAAAGTGGTAATCTGTCCTACGTTAATTGTGCATGGTGGCTATGTAAATACCTTTGGTCAGAACCTTGATTTTTCTTCCTATGAGCTAAAAACCACAGAACCTCATCAATTAGGAACTTTACTAGACCTAAAGCATCTGTCAGATACTTTAACAGTAAATCGCTACAGGGCAATGGGCAATTCCAAAAAAATGTTGGCGGGTTTAAAAGTAGCGGATTCTATCAGCAGGGCTAACTTAAAATTACTATCAGATGCAGGGGTGACTATTGCCACAGGAACAGATGCCGGAAATATAGGCACCTTACATGTCTCTTCTTATTTAGCCGAACTAAAAGCCATGCAAGCAAGCGGCTTGAGTAATTGGCAAATTCTTGTGGCTTCTACCATCAATGGAGCAAAAGTTTTAAACAAAGAAAAAGAATTTGGAAGTGTTGCCGTTGGTAAAAAAGCAAATCTAATTTTATTAGATGCCAGCCCAATCGACGATCTTGAAAATCTTACCAAAATAGATAAAGTCATCAATAAAGGCAGAGTTTTTAATCCTGAAGACCTATTAAAAGATACACCAGAAGATTTGGCACAACGTCAATTGAACGGTTACAATTTTAGAAATATCGATGCTTTTTTAGAACCTTATGCAGAGGATGTTGAGGTTTATAATTTTCCAGATGAGTTGCAATACAAAGGAAAAGACGCTATGAGAAATAGCTATGCTCAAATGTTTGCAAACACACCAAATTTACATTGTGAGCTAGTGAATCGCATTGTTCAGGGCAAGATGGTTATTGACCAGGAGCTTGTGCAAGCTGGCAATCGGGTTATAGAAGCCATTGCCATGTATCATATTGAAAACGAGAAAATTCAAAAGGTATATTTTATTAAATAA